GCCTGTCCCGCCTCGGTCATGGCGGCAATTGTGGCACGGGCCGGGACGGGGCGGGGAAGCGGGGGGAGAGATCAGGGCAGCTCGGCCTCGAAGTCCTCCACGTCGCCGAGGTAGTCCTCCATCCAGGCCTTGAGGGCCACCCGGGTGTAGCCGCCCCGCAGGGTAAAGGTGCTGTCGAGGTAGTAACCCCCCTCGTAGACGTAGGCCTGGGTGAAGAAGTTGCTGTTCCACTCGTTGGCGAACTCGGGGTCGAGGCTCTCCTCGTCGTCCCGGTAGTCCCAGTGGGTGCTGGCGGTCACGCGGTCGCAGGTCGTGCTCCGGCAGCCGCTGAACCACACGTCGAGTTCGTAGTCGCCCGCCTTCACCGTCAGGCTGGGCTCGTCGTCGCCCTGCACCGGGTTGACGGTTACGCCGTACCCGGCCTCGCGCAGGGCGGCGGCGACCGTCTGGGGCGTGGCGGCCTGGACCTGTCCGCCCCCCGGCGCGGGAGGTTGCGCCCCCCCGGCCTGGACCGCGCCGAGGCTGGCGGTGAGGACAAGGGCCGCTGCGGACGTGCCGAGTGCGCGCATGGTTCACCTTACGCCCTGGGTGGGTGGGCAGGGGAAGCAGGGCGGCGGTCGTAAATCTTCATGCTGCCCCCGCCCGCAGAGGCAGGCCCCGGACCCGCCCCCCGCGCCCAGGTCTTATGGTGGACTCATGACCGCCCCGCGCGATCCCGCCCTGGCCTCTCCCCCACCCACCCGGCGCAAGCGCACCTTCGGCGTGTATATCGGCCGCTTCGAGCCTCCCCACCAGGCCCACCTCCTCGTGATGCTGGAGGCGCTCAGGAGCGTGCAAAAACTGATCGTGGTCATCGGCAGCGCCCGCGCCGCGCGCAACACCAAGAATCCCTTCACCGCCGAGGAACGCCAGGGGGTCATCACGGCCATGCTCGCCGAGGCGGGCGTGGCGCGCAGCCGCCTCCTCTTCGTCCACGTGCGCGACTACTTCTACAACGAGGGGTTGTGGCTCTCCGAGGTCCAGCGCGGCGTCGGCGAGCACACGCGCGGCAGCAGCGACGTGGCCCTCATCGGCCACATCAAGGACGAGAGCAGCTACTACCTGCGCTCCTTCCCGGGCTGGGAATTCATCCCCACCCATGTGGTGAGCCCCCTCAGCGCGACCGACGTGCGCAAGGCCTATTTCGAGGACCGCCTGGAGGACGTGTCCGGCATGGTCCCGCCCGCCGTCCACGCCTTCCTGACCGGGTTCCGGGGGACGCCCGAGTACGCCGAGTTGCGCGCCGAGTTCGACTACCTGCGCGAGTACCGCGCCGCGTGGAAGGACGCCCCCTTCCCGCCCGTCTTCGTCACGACCGACGGGGTGGTCACCCGCAGCGGGCACGTGCTCGTCGTGCGGCGGGCGGGGCTCCCCGGGCGCGGGCGGCTCGCCATGCCGGGCGGTTTCCTCGAACAGGGCGAGACGCTGCTCGAATGCGCCGTGCGCGAGGTCCGCGAGGAGACCGGGCTGGGCGAGGGGGTGAACCTCGCGGCGGCCCTGCGCGCCCAGGCCGTCTTCGACTACCCCGACCGCAGCCAGCGCGGGCGTACCGTCACCCACGCCTTCCACTTCGACCTCGGCATCGGCCAGCTTCCCATCCTCCGCGCCGCCAGCGACGCCGCCGACGCCTTCTGGATGCCGCTGTCGGAGGCCCTGGGCCAGCCCGAACTGTTCTTCGAGGACCACCACGCGATCATCGAGCACTTCCTGATGCGGGGCTAGAGGACGAAGGGGGATTGTACCCCCAACGGGAACCCCCCTGGCTCATCTAGCTCATAATCGGCGGAAGCTAAAATGAGTACAGAAGATGGTCCCCAGGAGGCCTCCCATGACGCTGCCGCACCTCGACGACCAGAACCTCATCCTCGACACGGACTCGTACAAGAGCAGCCACTTCCTCCAGTACCCGCCTGAGACGACGCGGCTGTTCTCCTACCTGGAGTCGCGCGGGGGGCGGTATCCGGCGACGCGCTTTTTCGGGCTCCAGTACCTCCTCGACCGCTACCTGACGCGGCGGGTGACGCGCGAGAACGTGGAGGAGGCGCGCGAGCTCATCGAGGCGCACGGCGAGCCCTTCCCCTACGAGGGCTGGCTGCGGGTGGTGGAGGTCCACGGCGGGCGGCTGCCCCTGGAAATCCGCGCCGTGCCCGAGGGGACGGTGGTGCCGATCCACAACGTCCTGATGAGCGTGACGAACACCGACCCTGAGTTGCCGTGGCTCGTCGGGTGGTTCGAGACGATGCTGATGCGCGTCTGGTATCCCACGACCGTCTGCACGCAGAGCTACCACCTGCGCGAGATCCTCCGCACCGAGCTGGAACGCACGAGCGACCGCGCCGCCGAGGAGTTGCCCTTCAAGCTGCACGACTTCGGCTCGCGCGGGGTGAGCAGCCGGGAGAGCGCGGGCATCGGTGGCCTCGCGCACCTCGTCAACTTCTTGGGCTCGGACACGCTGGAGGCGCTGCGGGTGGGGCGCAACCACTACGGGGCGGACGTGGCGGGCTTCTCGATCCCCGCCGCCGAGCACTCCACGGTGACGAGCTGGGGCCAGAAATACGAGGCCGAGGCGTACCGCAACATGGTCCGGCAGTTCGGCAAACCGGGCGGCATCTTCGCGGTCGTCAGCGACTCGTACGACCTCAAGCACGCGATCAACGTCCACTGGGGCGAGACCCTGCGGCGGGAGGTCGAGGAGAGCGGCGCCACCCTCGTCGTCCGGCCCGACTCCGGCGATCCCCCCGCGATGGTGCGCCTCGCC
This genomic interval from Deinococcus aestuarii contains the following:
- a CDS encoding bifunctional nicotinamide-nucleotide adenylyltransferase/Nudix hydroxylase, with product MTAPRDPALASPPPTRRKRTFGVYIGRFEPPHQAHLLVMLEALRSVQKLIVVIGSARAARNTKNPFTAEERQGVITAMLAEAGVARSRLLFVHVRDYFYNEGLWLSEVQRGVGEHTRGSSDVALIGHIKDESSYYLRSFPGWEFIPTHVVSPLSATDVRKAYFEDRLEDVSGMVPPAVHAFLTGFRGTPEYAELRAEFDYLREYRAAWKDAPFPPVFVTTDGVVTRSGHVLVVRRAGLPGRGRLAMPGGFLEQGETLLECAVREVREETGLGEGVNLAAALRAQAVFDYPDRSQRGRTVTHAFHFDLGIGQLPILRAASDAADAFWMPLSEALGQPELFFEDHHAIIEHFLMRG
- a CDS encoding nicotinate phosphoribosyltransferase; this translates as MTLPHLDDQNLILDTDSYKSSHFLQYPPETTRLFSYLESRGGRYPATRFFGLQYLLDRYLTRRVTRENVEEARELIEAHGEPFPYEGWLRVVEVHGGRLPLEIRAVPEGTVVPIHNVLMSVTNTDPELPWLVGWFETMLMRVWYPTTVCTQSYHLREILRTELERTSDRAAEELPFKLHDFGSRGVSSRESAGIGGLAHLVNFLGSDTLEALRVGRNHYGADVAGFSIPAAEHSTVTSWGQKYEAEAYRNMVRQFGKPGGIFAVVSDSYDLKHAINVHWGETLRREVEESGATLVVRPDSGDPPAMVRLAVNALAAKFGTTTNSKGFRVLNHVRVIQGDGIDETTIRQILQNLTVDGFSAENVAFGMGGALLQKVDRDTQKFAYKASAGVIGGEYRGIYKDPVTDPGKRSKDGVLDLVVENGRMVTRQYRTFDTDFPGSLMRTVYRDGEVLVRDTLDVVRGRG
- a CDS encoding YbjN domain-containing protein, translated to MRALGTSAAALVLTASLGAVQAGGAQPPAPGGGQVQAATPQTVAAALREAGYGVTVNPVQGDDEPSLTVKAGDYELDVWFSGCRSTTCDRVTASTHWDYRDDEESLDPEFANEWNSNFFTQAYVYEGGYYLDSTFTLRGGYTRVALKAWMEDYLGDVEDFEAELP